A genome region from Spirochaetota bacterium includes the following:
- the fliD gene encoding flagellar filament capping protein FliD — translation MAKLTVNNLSNSGIDIEKIISKLVEVKSIPINELKDTNTLISKKIKLMQDFLAQLKEFQDLTKSLYDYRSPFDEKKGLSSNESILKVIASRNADIGKRNIKVLQIAKSERISSDLISSTEKIDKVSFTITSGDTTKKVIFNGGSILDFVNEIKKQAGDIVNISIVNKDKDNIYITIESKNEGIKNKLIFSEEAYPILEKLGFFIKSTKTDKIFSLNDFGILKDQNTTITNNNIILNKISTVVVDFQEKIKNFDNVKITFDINKTETKPQSGASVFSEEAIVEGINVENISVESDPLFTDKPAEPVIKGPLQIKVIGEKGEKIITIENPQKGFTIEKNNLNIGEITKIEILNTSNDQYKIENFKVEALKTKEGYEAKNILQNAQNSIIEIDGIRLEKSTNKIDDVIKGVTLELKKESNEEVQINIENNYDFIKEKIIEWVGKYNNIIKFIKEEMSTDKGEDGKVKGNFTGDITLMMLHNTLQKTMSNFYPAEGKINLLSQLGISTGKPGTIPQEKGGFLEIDEERLDKALRENIGDVKKFFGFDSDNDLLPDSGLGVRMYNVMFSMTDFGKGAIRQRIEYFTKTYEGNKKRIETLTTKLEDYRDNLIYKFSTMEQLVSTLKSQGQYLSNYFSSLQNTGKNQ, via the coding sequence ATGGCTAAATTAACTGTAAATAATTTATCAAATTCTGGAATAGATATTGAAAAGATAATTTCTAAACTTGTTGAAGTTAAATCAATCCCAATAAATGAACTTAAAGATACCAACACCTTAATCTCAAAAAAAATTAAATTAATGCAAGATTTTTTAGCTCAATTAAAGGAATTTCAGGATCTTACAAAATCTTTATATGATTATAGATCCCCCTTCGATGAAAAAAAAGGGCTTTCTTCAAATGAATCTATTCTTAAAGTTATTGCATCAAGAAATGCCGACATAGGAAAAAGAAATATTAAGGTATTACAGATAGCTAAAAGTGAAAGAATTTCATCAGATCTAATATCATCAACTGAAAAAATTGATAAAGTCTCCTTTACTATTACAAGTGGTGATACAACAAAAAAAGTTATTTTTAATGGCGGGTCAATATTAGATTTTGTTAATGAAATAAAAAAGCAAGCAGGAGACATTGTAAATATATCAATAGTAAATAAGGATAAAGATAATATATATATCACAATTGAATCAAAAAATGAAGGAATAAAAAACAAACTTATATTTTCTGAAGAAGCTTATCCAATTTTAGAGAAACTAGGATTCTTTATAAAATCTACAAAAACAGATAAAATTTTTTCTTTAAATGACTTTGGAATATTAAAGGATCAAAATACCACAATTACTAATAATAACATTATATTAAATAAAATATCAACTGTTGTTGTTGATTTTCAAGAAAAAATAAAAAACTTTGACAATGTAAAAATCACATTCGATATTAATAAAACTGAAACAAAACCACAAAGTGGAGCTTCTGTTTTCTCAGAAGAAGCTATAGTTGAAGGAATAAATGTAGAAAATATTTCTGTTGAATCCGATCCACTTTTCACTGATAAACCAGCTGAACCTGTTATTAAAGGACCGCTTCAAATTAAAGTTATTGGTGAAAAGGGGGAAAAAATTATAACAATTGAAAATCCTCAAAAGGGTTTTACTATAGAAAAAAATAACTTAAACATTGGAGAAATAACTAAAATAGAAATATTAAATACCTCAAATGATCAATATAAAATAGAAAATTTTAAAGTTGAAGCATTAAAAACAAAAGAAGGATATGAAGCAAAAAATATTCTTCAAAATGCACAGAATTCTATAATTGAAATTGATGGGATCAGGCTTGAAAAATCAACAAATAAGATTGATGATGTTATTAAGGGTGTTACTTTAGAGTTGAAAAAAGAATCAAATGAAGAAGTTCAAATTAACATTGAAAACAATTATGATTTTATTAAAGAAAAAATAATCGAATGGGTTGGAAAATATAATAATATTATAAAGTTTATTAAAGAAGAAATGTCAACAGATAAAGGTGAAGATGGTAAGGTTAAAGGTAATTTTACTGGGGATATTACTTTAATGATGCTTCATAACACTTTGCAAAAAACAATGTCTAACTTTTATCCAGCAGAAGGTAAAATAAACCTTTTATCTCAACTTGGCATTTCAACTGGTAAACCAGGAACAATTCCACAAGAAAAAGGAGGGTTTCTTGAGATTGATGAAGAAAGATTGGATAAAGCTCTTAGAGAAAATATAGGTGATGTAAAAAAATTCTTTGGTTTCGATTCTGATAATGATCTTCTTCCAGACTCAGGACTTGGAGTAAGAATGTATAATGTAATGTTTAGTATGACAGATTTTGGTAAAGGGGCAATAAGACAGAGAATCGAATATTTTACAAAAACTTACGAAGGAAATAAGAAAAGAATAGAAACTTTAACCACTAAACTTGAAGATTATAGGGATAACTTAATATACAAATTTTCAACAATGGAACAACTTGTTAGCACATTAAAAAGCCAAGGACAATATTTATCTAACTATTTCAGCTCACTCCAAAATACAGGTAAAAACCAATAA